One region of Leptospira bandrabouensis genomic DNA includes:
- a CDS encoding SDR family oxidoreductase, whose protein sequence is MKNALVVGATSDIGTYIAESLAKRGYSLSLTGRNKQRLAELKSKIQSNYPNSVEIFEWDVTKFSLHQKFYHELSQKPDIVFFVVGYYEDQTKARENQNELLGTIQVNYSAVVSLINIISLDMEKRNDGTIVAISSVAGDRGRQMNYIYGSAKAGLTTYLSGLRSLLFSKGVHVTTIQLGPVYTKMSEGHNLIPWLTLQPQVAAELIVNAGLSKKDLVYIRWPWRFIMMVIRMIPEWIFKRLPPF, encoded by the coding sequence ATGAAAAATGCACTTGTAGTTGGGGCAACTTCCGACATTGGAACCTATATCGCAGAATCTCTAGCAAAACGTGGGTATTCCCTTTCTTTAACAGGAAGAAACAAACAAAGATTAGCTGAACTAAAATCGAAAATCCAGTCAAATTACCCGAATTCAGTAGAAATATTTGAATGGGACGTTACCAAATTTTCATTACACCAAAAGTTTTATCACGAACTTTCCCAAAAACCAGATATAGTTTTTTTCGTTGTTGGATACTATGAAGACCAAACCAAAGCAAGAGAAAACCAAAACGAACTCTTAGGAACCATCCAAGTCAACTACTCTGCAGTAGTTTCGCTTATCAACATTATCTCTTTGGATATGGAAAAAAGAAACGATGGTACAATTGTGGCCATTAGTTCTGTCGCAGGGGATCGTGGTAGGCAAATGAATTATATTTATGGAAGTGCAAAGGCTGGTTTAACCACTTATCTTTCTGGCCTAAGATCCCTTTTATTTTCAAAAGGAGTCCATGTCACAACCATCCAACTGGGGCCTGTATATACAAAAATGTCAGAAGGTCACAATCTGATTCCTTGGCTCACCTTACAACCGCAAGTGGCCGCAGAGCTTATCGTAAATGCTGGACTTTCTAAAAAAGATTTGGTTTATATCCGTTGGCCTTGGCGTTTTATCATGATGGTAATACGAATGATACCTGAATGGATCTTCAAAAGACTCCCACCATTTTAA
- a CDS encoding MBL fold metallo-hydrolase, with the protein MATTLGKLPHGEILKRISKSEHFQSGSFQNIEHTEMLAPNSSYWKMAIKYWQKPNSIRPSSPIPSSKINLKELDDSKPQYIWFGHSSYLLVAEGKKILVDPVFSGYASPFSFAVQSFEGTDVYLPEDMPDLDILIITHDHYDHLDYETIIKLYQRTKKIIVPLGVSAHLLSWGVPLEKIIELDWFESREITTGLKITATPTRHFSGRSVLRNKSLWCSYVLKIGEYKVFIGGDSGYGSIFETIGKNYGPFDLAFLECGQYGDDWPFIHMRPEETALAATQIGAKSFVPVHWGKFILSLHPWNDPIKRVLVASQTLKLNLQVPKIGESFSFQGSGSVDGWWNFQ; encoded by the coding sequence TTGGCTACAACTCTTGGCAAACTTCCTCATGGAGAGATTCTAAAACGTATCTCAAAATCTGAACACTTTCAATCTGGCAGCTTCCAAAACATTGAACATACGGAAATGCTAGCACCTAACAGTTCTTACTGGAAAATGGCTATTAAATATTGGCAAAAACCAAATTCAATTCGACCTTCTTCTCCCATCCCTTCCTCAAAGATCAACTTAAAAGAATTAGATGATTCAAAACCGCAATACATTTGGTTCGGTCACTCCTCTTACCTTTTAGTTGCCGAAGGAAAAAAGATTTTAGTTGATCCTGTTTTTTCAGGTTATGCGTCTCCTTTCTCCTTTGCAGTCCAATCATTCGAAGGAACGGATGTTTATTTGCCGGAAGACATGCCAGATTTGGACATACTGATCATCACCCATGATCATTATGATCACTTAGATTATGAAACCATTATAAAATTATATCAAAGAACAAAGAAGATCATCGTCCCATTAGGAGTGTCTGCCCATTTGTTATCCTGGGGTGTACCATTAGAAAAAATAATTGAATTAGATTGGTTTGAATCTAGGGAAATTACTACAGGACTAAAGATAACCGCCACACCAACTAGACATTTTTCTGGACGAAGTGTACTGAGAAACAAAAGTTTATGGTGTTCCTATGTTTTAAAAATAGGAGAATATAAAGTATTTATAGGTGGAGACTCAGGTTACGGATCCATTTTTGAAACCATTGGCAAAAACTATGGTCCGTTTGATTTGGCATTTTTAGAATGTGGACAATACGGGGATGATTGGCCTTTCATACATATGCGTCCCGAAGAAACGGCTCTTGCGGCAACGCAGATTGGGGCCAAATCCTTTGTTCCTGTCCATTGGGGTAAATTCATTTTATCGCTCCATCCTTGGAACGACCCAATCAAACGAGTTCTTGTAGCATCCCAAACTTTGAAACTCAATTTACAAGTTCCCAAAATTGGCGAAAGTTTTTCCTTCCAAGGTTCAGGAAGTGTGGATGGATGGTGGAATTTTCAGTGA
- a CDS encoding BPSS1187 family protein, with protein MVSFISDRYMQCYIILFLFISILGCKKESDDKKDFLNLLTLGLYARSCAGQNAFPSSGTVGSLTRLQIRPSQTSSGISNYDQPHYVFPPQSGVTNKNILSVFYPGTGSSPCEVNTFLQHGATRGYHVVGLSYPNGEAVNTVCNQGAAKSETNCFENLRKEVLTGVDLSPYVSVDISNSIEGRLLSLIQYLIRVRPSEGWDQFLTGNQINWSLVYVGGHSQGSGHAALQGKNRTLGRVSIYSGVSDYSLQNSTLPSWMGGTQNTPGTSYYGLIHENDSIANFSGNSNQVTNAWLNQFSMTGPITNTNVGFPFNNSHSLVTSVCNGMGAFGLHICPMTSGFQSIWNYISFP; from the coding sequence CTGATCGCTACATGCAATGTTATATCATTCTATTTTTATTTATTTCCATTCTTGGTTGCAAAAAGGAATCAGACGATAAAAAAGATTTTCTAAATTTATTGACACTTGGGTTGTATGCACGTTCCTGCGCTGGACAAAATGCCTTCCCTTCCAGTGGAACTGTGGGTTCTTTGACTCGGTTACAAATTCGTCCATCGCAAACTTCTTCGGGAATTTCAAATTACGATCAACCCCATTATGTTTTTCCTCCTCAATCGGGAGTGACTAATAAAAATATCCTTTCTGTATTCTATCCAGGAACTGGGTCAAGCCCCTGTGAGGTGAATACTTTTTTACAACATGGGGCTACACGTGGTTATCATGTAGTGGGTTTGAGTTATCCGAATGGAGAAGCAGTGAATACTGTTTGTAACCAAGGGGCAGCAAAATCCGAAACAAACTGTTTTGAAAATTTGAGAAAGGAAGTCCTTACGGGAGTCGATCTTTCTCCCTATGTTTCGGTAGACATTTCTAATTCTATAGAAGGTCGATTACTGAGTCTCATTCAGTATTTAATACGTGTTAGACCTAGCGAAGGTTGGGATCAGTTTCTTACTGGTAATCAAATCAATTGGTCTCTTGTATACGTAGGTGGGCATTCACAGGGTAGTGGTCATGCGGCTTTACAGGGAAAAAATCGAACGTTAGGTCGGGTCTCAATTTATAGCGGGGTATCTGACTATAGTTTGCAGAATTCTACTCTTCCCAGTTGGATGGGTGGAACTCAAAATACCCCAGGAACCTCCTATTATGGACTCATCCACGAAAACGATTCCATCGCAAATTTTAGCGGGAATTCTAACCAGGTAACCAATGCTTGGTTAAATCAATTTTCGATGACAGGGCCTATTACCAATACAAACGTTGGATTCCCATTTAATAATAGCCATAGTTTGGTAACAAGTGTTTGTAACGGAATGGGTGCCTTTGGTCTTCACATTTGTCCTATGACTAGTGGGTTCCAATCCATTTGGAATTACATTAGTTTCCCTTAA